A genomic region of Acidobacteriota bacterium contains the following coding sequences:
- a CDS encoding PIN domain-containing protein: MYLQTRQSSPRAGSSAIWMMKATSDPLLLDVNVLLALAWPSHQFHLAAEAALTGQIWVTCAITELAFVRLSMVAAVVGLPQSAPTALGVLGSMTADPRHRYWSDLPDVGDASRHRAFERVMGHRRVNDAYLLELARRKGGRLLTFDRRLEALGAEGVAEVLAP; the protein is encoded by the coding sequence ATGTACCTCCAGACGCGCCAATCATCCCCGCGAGCCGGATCGAGCGCTATCTGGATGATGAAGGCTACTAGCGATCCGCTGCTGCTGGACGTGAACGTGCTGCTGGCGCTCGCGTGGCCAAGCCATCAATTTCACCTCGCCGCCGAGGCAGCACTCACCGGTCAGATTTGGGTTACGTGTGCCATTACAGAACTGGCGTTTGTGCGGCTGTCGATGGTGGCTGCGGTCGTGGGCCTGCCGCAATCAGCCCCTACGGCCTTGGGCGTCCTGGGCAGCATGACGGCCGATCCACGCCATCGGTACTGGTCTGACCTGCCGGACGTGGGCGATGCCAGTCGTCATCGAGCTTTCGAGCGCGTGATGGGACACCGCCGGGTGAACGACGCCTATCTGCTGGAACTGGCGCGGCGCAAGGGCGGGCGGCTGCTGACCTTCGACCGGCGGCTGGAGGCGCTGGGAGCCGAGGGCGTTGCGGAAGTGCTGGCCCCCTGA
- a CDS encoding antitoxin, which yields MRTTVTLDQDVYEAAMHLSRASGKRLGKVLSELARRGIKQQPAAPKKRKPGEWKWPTFDVPPDAPIIPASRIERYLDDEGY from the coding sequence ATGAGGACGACGGTAACGCTGGACCAGGACGTATACGAAGCCGCCATGCACCTGTCGCGCGCCTCCGGCAAGAGGCTGGGCAAGGTGCTCTCCGAGCTGGCGCGGCGCGGAATTAAGCAGCAGCCGGCGGCGCCGAAAAAGCGCAAGCCGGGGGAATGGAAGTGGCCGACCTTTGATGTACCTCCAGACGCGCCAATCATCCCCGCGAGCCGGATCGAGCGCTATCTGGATGATGAAGGCTACTAG
- a CDS encoding M20/M25/M40 family metallo-hydrolase encodes MFRALSSIFAALVISSCVFAQTPASSAAQNPGAACRTCIEAHEQFLASDALEGRGSGTRNELLAATYIASELHVYGIAPAGDRGGYIEIAPGYPKDKPWRQATPDLGTTANVVGVLRGTDPKAKVLLLTAHLDHLGIIPSRPYQGDDLYNGADDDASGCTAVLDLARMLALGPRPRRTVYFAFFGSEEDGGFGARYFVAHPPVPLQQMFANIEFEMIGWPDSKVPAHTLWLTGWDRSNLGPHMAAEGAHLVSDPHPAQRFFCRSDNINLAYAGVVAQTVSSFGMQPMYHRPDDDVAHLDFGLMTASITSMIKPIRNLLNSSFVPTWNAGGQPRRGERCH; translated from the coding sequence ATGTTTCGTGCCCTGAGCTCAATTTTCGCCGCACTGGTCATTTCGAGCTGTGTTTTCGCGCAAACTCCAGCCTCTTCGGCTGCGCAAAATCCCGGCGCCGCTTGCCGCACCTGCATCGAGGCACACGAGCAATTTCTGGCGAGTGATGCGCTCGAGGGGCGCGGCAGTGGCACGCGCAACGAGTTACTGGCGGCGACTTACATCGCGAGCGAGCTGCACGTCTACGGCATCGCGCCTGCCGGCGATCGGGGCGGGTACATCGAGATCGCGCCCGGCTATCCCAAAGACAAGCCCTGGCGGCAGGCCACTCCTGACCTTGGCACAACGGCGAATGTGGTTGGCGTTCTGCGTGGAACCGACCCGAAAGCCAAGGTACTGCTGCTCACCGCGCACCTGGATCACCTCGGCATCATTCCCAGCCGTCCTTATCAGGGTGATGATCTCTATAACGGCGCCGATGACGATGCCAGCGGTTGCACGGCGGTGTTGGATCTGGCGCGCATGCTGGCGCTCGGTCCGCGGCCGCGCCGGACGGTGTACTTTGCCTTCTTCGGCAGCGAGGAAGATGGCGGCTTCGGCGCCCGCTATTTTGTAGCCCATCCGCCCGTACCACTCCAGCAGATGTTTGCCAATATCGAGTTCGAGATGATTGGCTGGCCCGATTCCAAGGTTCCCGCGCATACGCTCTGGCTCACGGGTTGGGACCGGAGCAATCTCGGGCCGCACATGGCCGCCGAAGGCGCCCACCTCGTGAGCGACCCGCACCCAGCGCAGCGTTTCTTCTGCCGCTCCGACAACATCAATCTTGCCTACGCCGGTGTCGTGGCACAGACCGTATCCAGCTTTGGTATGCAACCGATGTATCACCGGCCAGACGACGATGTCGCGCACCTGGACTTTGGTCTCATGACCGCCTCGATCACGTCGATGATCAAGCCAATTCGAAACCTGCTCAACTCCAGCTTCGTACCCACTTGGAACGCAGGCGGGCAGCCCCGGCGGGGGGAGCGATGTCATTAA
- a CDS encoding ABC transporter permease, giving the protein MRELKLAVRRLAHERAFALVAIITLAVGIGANTAIFSIVDGALLRPLNFPQPQQLVFLAQSIPQFTGKYPFFPVNARAYHQWQQHSQLITNIGLMQPNSWVLTAYGSRPRQVYGADISATMFPTLGVTPELGRNFTDAEDQPGKTHEIILSDAFWRGEFHTDPAILGKTVDLDGHPNVIVGVMPASLHFPNATQLMPLFGGSTDHPVQVFQPAGINFAKAQNVGNFNEIVFARKRTGVSDARLRAEFNVIEANFLAATHAPAHLTVNTVVIPLRDQIVGSSGFGLWLLLAAVGAILLIVCLNLANLLLVRVHARGHELAIRVALGAGKARLVRETVVEGVVLAGIGGLIGIVAAWAALRWLVSAAPAGIPRLDEIGLNPVVLLFAIVLALLCGVVFSIWPALRSANADPQSALRSGGRSASDSGKGMRTRSWLVGAQAFLAALLLIVAGLLAASYLDLLGVNKGFQDQHVVETGIVWPGNHAQRAAFYHGVLAKLAALPGVQTVGLIDNLPTQGTNDTDLLSRPDDTRPLVDRPLAVFSSVSPDYFKAVGIPMLRGRTFTDAEVASALQAALAPANNSNQPVDLTKGFGPGPSMAAVVSATTAAEQWPGQDPIGKIFRNADPTGPIFHVIGVVGDVRTMGLEAKPGMQVYLPYTWNEPGGVAIALKTDAPLAALAPRIRETVWSVQPDAAVTKIETLASLVSSSVSPRRFQMALVIAFALCALFLAALGIYGVIAYSIERRTGEISIRMTMGARAGHLVRMVMRQGLTPVIAGLILGIIAALASGKLLASLLFGVHATDPAVILIVAPVLLGVGALACAIPARRATRINPVNVLRS; this is encoded by the coding sequence ATGCGCGAGTTGAAACTTGCTGTCCGCCGCCTGGCCCATGAGCGCGCCTTTGCCTTGGTGGCGATCATCACGCTGGCAGTCGGCATCGGCGCCAATACAGCCATCTTCTCGATTGTGGATGGCGCCCTGCTACGTCCCCTCAATTTTCCGCAGCCGCAACAGCTCGTCTTCCTGGCGCAGTCGATTCCGCAATTCACGGGCAAGTACCCCTTCTTCCCGGTGAATGCCCGTGCCTACCATCAGTGGCAGCAGCACTCGCAACTGATCACCAACATTGGCCTCATGCAGCCTAACAGTTGGGTGCTGACGGCGTACGGATCGCGTCCGCGCCAGGTGTATGGCGCCGACATTTCGGCCACCATGTTTCCAACCCTCGGCGTGACGCCGGAGCTTGGCCGCAACTTTACCGACGCCGAGGATCAACCCGGCAAGACGCACGAGATCATCCTTTCCGACGCCTTTTGGCGCGGTGAATTCCACACCGACCCCGCCATCCTCGGCAAAACCGTCGATCTTGACGGCCACCCCAACGTCATTGTGGGCGTCATGCCGGCATCGCTGCATTTTCCTAACGCCACCCAACTCATGCCCTTGTTTGGCGGGTCGACGGACCACCCGGTGCAGGTCTTCCAGCCCGCGGGCATTAACTTCGCCAAGGCGCAGAATGTGGGCAACTTCAACGAGATCGTTTTTGCCCGTAAGCGGACGGGTGTGAGCGATGCGCGCCTGCGCGCAGAATTCAACGTGATTGAAGCCAACTTCCTGGCCGCCACGCATGCGCCCGCTCATCTGACTGTCAATACGGTAGTCATACCGCTGCGCGACCAGATTGTGGGTAGTAGTGGTTTTGGGCTCTGGCTGCTGCTGGCCGCCGTCGGCGCCATTCTGCTGATCGTGTGCCTGAACCTGGCCAATCTATTGCTCGTCCGGGTTCACGCGCGCGGGCACGAGCTTGCCATCCGGGTTGCTCTGGGCGCGGGCAAAGCCCGGCTGGTGCGGGAAACGGTGGTCGAAGGCGTGGTGCTCGCCGGCATCGGCGGGTTGATCGGTATCGTGGCTGCCTGGGCAGCGTTGCGCTGGCTCGTCTCCGCTGCTCCGGCGGGCATTCCACGGCTCGACGAGATCGGCCTCAATCCTGTCGTCCTCCTCTTCGCCATCGTGCTGGCTTTGCTCTGCGGGGTGGTCTTCAGCATCTGGCCTGCGCTGCGCTCCGCCAATGCCGATCCGCAGTCGGCCCTACGTTCCGGAGGCCGCAGCGCCAGCGATTCCGGTAAAGGCATGCGGACGCGTTCGTGGCTGGTAGGCGCGCAGGCGTTTCTGGCGGCACTGTTGCTCATCGTGGCGGGTCTGCTCGCCGCCAGCTATCTCGATTTGCTCGGCGTCAACAAAGGCTTTCAGGATCAGCACGTCGTTGAAACCGGCATTGTCTGGCCCGGCAATCATGCCCAGCGCGCGGCCTTCTATCACGGCGTGCTCGCCAAGCTCGCGGCGCTTCCGGGCGTCCAGACGGTCGGACTGATAGACAACCTGCCCACGCAGGGCACCAACGACACCGATCTGCTTTCGCGTCCAGACGACACCCGCCCGCTGGTCGACCGCCCCTTGGCCGTGTTTAGCTCCGTCAGCCCGGACTACTTTAAGGCGGTCGGCATTCCCATGTTGCGTGGCCGGACGTTTACCGATGCCGAAGTCGCCTCGGCACTGCAGGCGGCACTCGCGCCCGCCAACAACAGCAATCAGCCGGTCGATCTCACTAAGGGCTTCGGCCCAGGTCCCAGCATGGCAGCCGTCGTTTCTGCCACTACCGCTGCCGAGCAGTGGCCCGGCCAGGATCCCATCGGCAAGATCTTCCGCAACGCCGATCCGACCGGCCCTATTTTTCACGTGATTGGGGTGGTCGGCGACGTCCGCACCATGGGCCTCGAAGCCAAGCCCGGCATGCAAGTCTATTTGCCCTACACCTGGAATGAGCCCGGCGGCGTCGCCATCGCCCTCAAAACCGACGCGCCACTTGCGGCGCTGGCGCCACGCATCCGCGAGACGGTTTGGAGCGTGCAGCCCGACGCAGCCGTTACGAAGATTGAGACCCTGGCCAGCCTCGTGAGCTCCTCGGTCAGTCCGCGCCGCTTCCAGATGGCGCTGGTCATCGCCTTCGCGCTCTGTGCGCTCTTCCTCGCTGCCCTCGGCATTTACGGCGTGATCGCGTACTCAATTGAGCGCCGCACCGGCGAAATCAGCATCCGCATGACCATGGGCGCGCGCGCCGGGCACCTGGTTCGCATGGTGATGCGCCAGGGCCTCACACCGGTGATCGCAGGATTGATTCTGGGCATCATTGCCGCACTGGCATCGGGCAAGCTCCTGGCCAGCCTGCTGTTTGGCGTCCACGCCACTGATCCGGCAGTCATTCTGATTGTGGCCCCGGTGCTGCTGGGCGTGGGCGCGTTGGCTTGCGCCATCCCCGCCCGCCGCGCCACCCGCATCAATCCAGTCAATGTGCTGCGGAGCTAA
- a CDS encoding ATP-dependent DNA helicase: MTSTAQSPLYEFFGRGGLLQRAHPAYEQRPGQLDMAQEVALALRERHHLLVEAGTGTGKTLAYLLPVLLSGRRVLLSTGTKNLQEQLVQKDVPLLAAALGRELNVVTVKGRQNYACLHKIRELEVQPALLALEELEQYRRIRQWAETSPTGDQAELDFLPESSPLWNRLSARKESCTGSKCPLYENCFLTRLRQRASEADLVVVNHHLFFADLVLKGQDLPGVLPPYEAVVFDEAHELESAASQYFGIAVSSHQIEELARDVAITLRSSGHTSPELQQRIEHWRIAAQKFFLALAKGEGRTPLTEREKFLIDHEELYDGFMNGVDYIASGLEAIDDKPEEIHVSLRRLAEARSKLAYLMESEEEGVVYWVERRGRGVFVQASPIQVADRIRELLFEATDTVILTSATLTVEENFDYMRQRLGLEHAHECIVASPFAYERQALLYLPEHLPEPNAPEFTAAAGEEIIKLIEASRGRAFVLCTSLRQMEAFAKLLAGRMEYPLLVQGTAPRNLLLERFRATPGAVLVATSSFWQGVDVPGEQLSLVIIDRLPFASPSDPVIAARIALLRNEGRNPFTEFQIPEAVLTLKQGLGRLIRSTRDRGVLTVLDRRITSKPYGRTFLASLPPFPRTAQRDAVVEFFGAVSSAAH, translated from the coding sequence ATGACCTCAACCGCACAGTCGCCGCTCTACGAATTTTTCGGGCGCGGGGGCTTGCTTCAGAGGGCTCACCCGGCATATGAACAGCGGCCGGGCCAGCTCGATATGGCGCAGGAGGTCGCGCTGGCGCTGCGCGAGCGGCATCATCTGCTGGTCGAGGCCGGAACCGGAACCGGTAAAACGCTCGCCTATCTGTTGCCGGTGCTACTCAGCGGGCGCAGAGTGTTGCTTTCGACGGGCACCAAAAATCTGCAGGAGCAGCTCGTTCAGAAGGATGTGCCGCTGCTGGCGGCAGCTCTGGGGCGCGAGCTCAACGTCGTGACCGTCAAGGGGCGGCAGAATTATGCCTGCCTGCATAAGATTCGTGAACTCGAAGTCCAGCCCGCGCTGCTCGCGCTGGAGGAGCTGGAACAGTACCGGCGCATCCGGCAATGGGCCGAGACCAGCCCGACCGGCGATCAGGCGGAGCTGGATTTCCTGCCGGAAAGTTCACCGCTCTGGAACCGGCTGAGCGCCCGCAAGGAAAGCTGCACCGGCTCGAAGTGTCCGCTATATGAAAACTGTTTTCTGACGCGCCTGCGACAGCGCGCATCCGAGGCCGACCTGGTGGTCGTGAATCACCATTTATTCTTTGCCGACCTCGTGCTCAAGGGCCAGGACCTGCCCGGCGTTCTGCCGCCCTATGAAGCCGTTGTCTTCGACGAGGCCCACGAACTGGAAAGCGCCGCTTCGCAGTACTTTGGTATCGCGGTCAGCAGCCATCAGATCGAAGAGCTGGCGCGCGACGTCGCCATCACATTGCGCAGCAGCGGCCACACGTCGCCCGAACTGCAGCAACGCATCGAGCACTGGCGGATCGCGGCTCAGAAGTTTTTTCTTGCGCTTGCCAAAGGAGAAGGCCGCACGCCGCTGACGGAGCGCGAGAAGTTCCTGATCGATCACGAGGAACTCTACGACGGCTTCATGAACGGCGTTGACTACATCGCCAGCGGCCTGGAGGCAATCGACGACAAGCCAGAAGAGATTCACGTCAGCCTGCGGCGGCTGGCCGAGGCACGCAGCAAGCTCGCCTACCTGATGGAGTCTGAAGAAGAAGGCGTGGTGTACTGGGTCGAGCGGCGCGGCCGGGGCGTGTTCGTGCAGGCTTCGCCGATTCAGGTGGCCGACCGCATCCGCGAGCTTTTGTTTGAGGCGACCGACACGGTGATTCTCACCTCAGCCACGCTGACGGTTGAGGAGAACTTCGACTACATGCGGCAGCGGCTCGGTCTGGAGCACGCGCACGAGTGCATCGTCGCATCACCGTTCGCCTACGAGCGCCAGGCGCTGCTCTATCTGCCCGAACACCTGCCCGAACCAAACGCACCCGAGTTCACGGCGGCCGCGGGTGAGGAAATCATCAAGTTGATCGAGGCCTCGCGCGGCCGGGCGTTTGTACTGTGTACCAGCCTGCGGCAGATGGAGGCCTTCGCCAAGCTGCTGGCAGGCCGGATGGAATATCCGCTGCTGGTCCAGGGCACGGCGCCGCGGAATCTCTTGCTGGAGCGCTTCCGTGCGACGCCCGGCGCGGTGCTGGTAGCGACGAGCAGCTTTTGGCAGGGTGTGGATGTGCCCGGCGAGCAGTTGAGTCTGGTGATCATCGACCGGCTGCCCTTCGCCTCGCCCAGCGACCCCGTTATCGCCGCTCGCATTGCCCTGTTGCGGAACGAGGGCCGCAACCCATTCACGGAATTTCAGATTCCGGAGGCAGTGCTGACGCTGAAGCAGGGTTTAGGGCGGCTCATCCGCTCGACGCGCGACCGCGGCGTGCTCACCGTCCTCGATCGCCGCATCACCAGCAAGCCCTACGGCCGCACCTTCCTCGCCAGCCTGCCTCCGTTTCCGCGCACCGCGCAACGTGACGCCGTCGTCGAGTTTTTTGGCGCGGTTAGCTCCGCAGCACATTGA
- a CDS encoding ABC transporter permease has product MGKDLRFAVRMLRRSPGFTILAVVVLALGIGANTAIFSMINAILLQPLPYAHPQQLVQMYETERAPGSYPLSGPDFPDWQRQSKLFAAMTLYNYPHNVNLTGNGAPQQVAMVPAEANFFQVLGVQAALGRMFQPGDSDSVAVLSYAFWKSQFGGARSVLNRAITLDGKSYTIIGVTAAKFRLSGYFNRAQLWRPLPLTAPYLGQRGNHSFSAIGRMKPGVTLAQAQAEISAIAARLAQQYPDSNATTGAKLDLLRDRMVRAPQRASLLTLLGVVALVLLIACANLANMLLARALGRQKEISIRLALGARRSHILRQLLTESVLLSLLGAAFGAMLAWLGIRAVVGLSAFTLPQVNPIAVNGTVLAFTVVLAMVCGILFGLAPALQLSHPRLSDELSGAGTLAGAGRRRRWLSDGLIIAEVALSMLLVVAAGVFMQSFSRLRNSALGVNPNHLLIAQLSLPDARYKSPAVIQFHRTLLARLRALPGITQAATSGSIPLNGESNGYITLPGESTQSKTLVEWVRATPSYFATMQIPLLRGSTYTSADVQAWDHFITAAFGRGGALQLTAAQMASYHLQVVVNQAMADHFWPGRNPLGKRFQGWGTWLTIKGVVGTVAVNQLGEAPWPVTYFPLGNMDTGFYVELRSSLPAAAVTADLRRTVAGIDASLPLYGIQTMDQVAGASVAGEAFQEWLMTGFAALALLLAVAGIYGVMSYLVTARTREIGVRVALGASRSSVLGMVIGRGLRLGIIGIVCGLIAALAAGKLIASQLYQTKPANPVAFILAAGVLLAACVLACYVPALRAARIAPAEALRQN; this is encoded by the coding sequence ATGGGGAAAGACCTTCGCTTCGCCGTCCGCATGCTACGCCGCTCGCCCGGCTTCACGATTCTGGCGGTCGTCGTGCTGGCGCTGGGCATTGGCGCCAACACCGCTATCTTCAGCATGATCAATGCGATCCTGCTGCAGCCGCTGCCCTATGCGCATCCGCAGCAGCTCGTCCAGATGTACGAAACCGAGCGCGCGCCGGGAAGCTACCCGTTATCCGGTCCCGATTTCCCCGATTGGCAGCGCCAGAGCAAGCTGTTCGCGGCGATGACGCTGTACAACTATCCGCACAACGTCAATCTCACCGGCAACGGCGCGCCGCAGCAGGTGGCTATGGTTCCAGCGGAGGCGAATTTCTTCCAGGTGCTTGGCGTGCAGGCCGCTCTCGGCCGCATGTTCCAGCCGGGAGATAGCGATAGCGTCGCGGTCCTCAGCTACGCCTTCTGGAAATCGCAGTTCGGCGGCGCGCGCAGCGTCCTCAACCGTGCGATCACGCTCGACGGTAAAAGCTACACCATCATCGGCGTGACTGCCGCGAAATTTCGGCTGTCGGGCTACTTCAACAGAGCCCAGCTTTGGAGGCCCCTGCCGCTCACTGCGCCGTATCTTGGCCAGCGCGGCAACCACAGCTTCAGTGCTATCGGCCGCATGAAGCCCGGCGTCACGCTGGCGCAGGCGCAAGCCGAAATCTCGGCCATTGCGGCGCGCCTGGCGCAGCAATATCCAGACTCAAACGCCACTACGGGCGCCAAACTCGATCTTCTGCGCGACCGCATGGTGCGTGCGCCGCAGCGCGCGTCACTGCTGACGCTGCTCGGCGTCGTCGCCCTGGTGCTGCTGATTGCCTGCGCCAACCTGGCGAATATGCTGTTGGCTCGTGCTCTCGGACGGCAAAAGGAAATCTCGATCCGGTTGGCGCTGGGCGCGCGCCGGAGTCACATCCTGCGCCAGTTGCTCACCGAATCCGTATTGCTTTCGCTGCTCGGCGCCGCCTTCGGCGCCATGCTTGCCTGGCTCGGGATCCGTGCGGTGGTTGGCTTGAGCGCGTTCACGCTGCCCCAAGTCAACCCCATCGCGGTGAACGGCACAGTGCTGGCGTTCACGGTCGTGCTGGCCATGGTTTGCGGCATTCTGTTTGGCCTGGCGCCGGCGCTGCAGCTCTCGCATCCCCGCCTCAGCGACGAGCTCAGCGGCGCGGGCACGCTGGCCGGCGCAGGACGCCGCCGCCGCTGGCTCAGCGATGGGCTGATCATCGCCGAAGTGGCGCTCTCGATGCTGCTGGTCGTCGCCGCTGGAGTGTTCATGCAAAGTTTTTCCCGCTTGCGCAACAGCGCCCTCGGCGTCAACCCCAACCACCTGCTGATCGCTCAGCTCAGCCTGCCGGATGCGCGCTATAAAAGCCCCGCCGTCATTCAATTCCATCGCACCCTGCTCGCCCGCCTGCGTGCCCTGCCCGGCATCACGCAAGCGGCGACCTCGGGGTCCATTCCCCTCAACGGCGAAAGCAACGGCTACATCACTCTTCCGGGTGAGAGCACACAAAGCAAGACCCTGGTCGAGTGGGTCCGCGCCACGCCGAGCTATTTCGCCACCATGCAAATCCCGCTCCTGCGTGGCAGCACCTACACGTCCGCCGATGTGCAAGCCTGGGATCACTTCATCACAGCCGCCTTTGGCCGCGGTGGGGCGCTGCAGTTGACCGCCGCTCAGATGGCCAGTTACCACCTTCAGGTCGTCGTCAATCAGGCTATGGCCGATCATTTCTGGCCCGGCCGGAATCCGCTCGGCAAGCGATTCCAGGGGTGGGGAACCTGGCTGACGATCAAAGGCGTGGTGGGCACGGTTGCGGTCAATCAACTGGGAGAGGCTCCCTGGCCGGTGACCTACTTCCCCTTGGGAAACATGGATACCGGCTTCTACGTTGAACTCCGCTCCTCACTTCCTGCGGCCGCGGTGACTGCCGATTTGCGGCGCACGGTTGCCGGCATCGACGCCAGCTTGCCGCTCTACGGTATTCAGACTATGGATCAGGTGGCCGGCGCCTCAGTCGCCGGTGAGGCTTTTCAAGAATGGCTCATGACCGGCTTTGCTGCGCTTGCTTTGCTGCTTGCCGTCGCCGGCATTTACGGGGTGATGTCGTATCTGGTGACGGCGCGCACGCGGGAGATCGGCGTGCGCGTCGCGCTCGGTGCTTCGCGCAGCTCGGTTCTGGGCATGGTCATCGGCCGCGGCCTGCGCCTCGGTATTATCGGCATAGTTTGCGGCCTCATCGCCGCGCTCGCGGCGGGCAAGCTCATTGCCAGTCAGCTCTATCAGACAAAACCGGCTAACCCCGTCGCGTTCATCCTGGCCGCTGGCGTGCTGCTCGCGGCCTGCGTCCTCGCCTGCTACGTTCCCGCACTGCGTGCTGCCCGCATCGCTCCCGCCGAAGCTTTGCGCCAGAACTAG
- a CDS encoding DUF1275 domain-containing protein has product MSWMPAAEAKTDFLEPHRPLHLWGRSLVVLALAWIAGYVDTVGFLALIGVATSHMSGNTAALGRYFAVKDWGQAAQHGWPLLAFVIGLIGGATLTELARRWGYHSRMSLVMLVEITLLVIIAYANPQQAASTAWLGLPAIAMGMQTVTVTRIGEQRVYSTYITGSLSKFGEALAGYGFWVADRFQARRGGGGNDRRGWLEQAQGNKLMQHLLLNFGLWSLFLIGAISGANVEAAQGLYALWWPIFGLVLLVLLDWRHPISPIKKGEPLGFEA; this is encoded by the coding sequence ATGAGTTGGATGCCGGCGGCTGAGGCCAAAACGGATTTTCTGGAACCGCACCGTCCTTTACATCTGTGGGGACGTTCGCTGGTAGTGCTGGCGCTGGCCTGGATCGCCGGTTACGTGGATACGGTGGGCTTCCTGGCGCTGATTGGGGTCGCCACGTCTCATATGAGCGGCAACACGGCCGCGCTGGGGCGTTACTTTGCCGTAAAGGATTGGGGACAAGCTGCGCAGCATGGCTGGCCCCTGCTTGCCTTCGTCATCGGACTGATTGGCGGCGCCACACTGACCGAGCTGGCGCGGCGGTGGGGCTACCACTCCCGCATGTCGCTGGTGATGCTCGTCGAGATCACGCTGCTGGTGATCATCGCGTATGCCAACCCGCAACAGGCCGCCTCGACCGCCTGGCTGGGATTACCGGCCATCGCCATGGGTATGCAGACGGTAACCGTCACCCGCATTGGCGAGCAGCGCGTCTACTCCACTTACATCACCGGAAGTCTGTCGAAGTTTGGCGAAGCGCTCGCAGGCTATGGTTTCTGGGTTGCCGACCGGTTCCAGGCTCGGCGCGGCGGCGGCGGCAACGACCGGCGTGGATGGCTGGAGCAGGCCCAGGGCAACAAACTCATGCAGCATCTACTCCTCAATTTCGGACTTTGGAGTTTGTTTTTGATCGGCGCGATCAGTGGCGCCAATGTGGAAGCTGCGCAGGGTCTGTACGCCCTCTGGTGGCCGATCTTCGGGCTGGTGTTGCTGGTGTTGCTGGACTGGCGGCACCCGATTTCCCCGATCAAAAAAGGTGAGCCGTTGGGCTTTGAGGCGTAG
- a CDS encoding CsbD family protein, which yields MTSGKKEEWEGAAKDAEGGIERGAGELTDDKGKQIEGAAKQAQGKALKTWGKAKEKVQKINKKIKKAA from the coding sequence ATGACGAGTGGAAAAAAAGAGGAATGGGAAGGTGCAGCCAAGGATGCCGAGGGCGGCATCGAGCGTGGCGCGGGTGAACTCACCGACGACAAGGGCAAGCAGATCGAAGGCGCTGCCAAGCAAGCTCAGGGGAAAGCGCTGAAGACCTGGGGCAAAGCCAAGGAGAAGGTCCAGAAGATCAATAAAAAAATCAAGAAGGCGGCGTAA
- a CDS encoding VOC family protein, with product MEAGSFCWVELATPNPAEAQKFYKKLFGWEVQQPSDAKHMYTLFARGGDTVAGCFQLPEELRKQGVPPHWLVYVATPNADAAAQRAARLGGKVVRSAFDAQDLGRLAVLQDPAGAVFAVWQALRFAGFSAQDDNAFDWAELITPDRKRASEFYGELFGWQIESANERGYRQINNGGHGIGGIPAASERDPQAPPHWLAWFQVVDCDASVEDAEGNGAHTQLRPSSLEGVGRISILQDPQGAAFALTAAV from the coding sequence ATGGAAGCAGGCTCGTTTTGTTGGGTCGAGTTGGCCACGCCCAATCCGGCGGAAGCGCAAAAGTTCTATAAAAAACTTTTCGGCTGGGAGGTACAGCAGCCGTCCGACGCCAAACATATGTACACGCTCTTCGCACGCGGCGGCGATACGGTGGCCGGATGTTTCCAGCTCCCCGAGGAGCTGCGCAAGCAGGGCGTTCCGCCGCACTGGCTGGTGTACGTGGCCACGCCGAATGCCGATGCCGCCGCGCAGCGCGCGGCGAGGCTGGGCGGAAAAGTGGTCCGTAGCGCATTCGATGCGCAGGACCTCGGCCGGCTGGCGGTGCTTCAAGACCCGGCTGGAGCGGTCTTCGCCGTTTGGCAGGCGCTGCGCTTTGCCGGTTTCAGCGCACAAGACGACAATGCCTTCGATTGGGCTGAGTTGATTACGCCCGATCGGAAACGTGCCAGCGAGTTTTACGGCGAATTGTTCGGCTGGCAAATCGAGAGTGCCAACGAGCGCGGCTACCGCCAGATCAACAACGGCGGTCACGGCATCGGTGGCATTCCCGCGGCCAGCGAACGTGATCCGCAGGCGCCACCGCACTGGCTGGCCTGGTTTCAGGTTGTCGATTGCGACGCCAGCGTGGAGGATGCTGAAGGCAACGGAGCACACACGCAACTCCGCCCCAGCTCCCTTGAGGGCGTCGGTCGCATCAGCATTCTGCAGGATCCTCAGGGAGCTGCATTTGCGCTGACGGCGGCAGTTTAG